The Treponema medium genome has a window encoding:
- a CDS encoding efflux RND transporter permease subunit, with protein sequence MSISKKILEHPVLMLCTFVLIAIVSAFTLGNITIALMPDMDMPVAMVSTSYPNAGPETVEKSVTQVLEGSLISVTNLKKMTSTSSEGMSSISLQFNYGTDMDVAVNELRDKIDKVKQALPTNASTPSIFQFDTSSMPIISLAVNGNRSEESLKKIADEQISSLLEQADGVAQASVRGGRSAIVRIELDQNRLEAYGLTLSSIARGLSSQNIEVGGGSVSEGTKKYTVRTTGEFESIDDINHSVVGTYNGYDVKLEDIGTAFMGYSDATSKIYINGKPGVYVSVQKQSGSNTVNVAKAVKEKIKEIEKTLPADIKIEIISDDSTSVSDTLTELIKSIVQGFILSVVVLFLFLRSGRSTFIMAISIPFCILITLTAMSFAGITMNMITMTGLILGLGMVVDASVVVLENIYVYRNRGTQALTAAVIGTQEVMASVAAGNLTTICVFIPFFVFKNKLEMLGQMFSSLMSVILIAILSSLFVAVFLVPVLAGKFLPVSNRKEHPIKNKFLAKCDKSIEKALDRLTALYQKGLHFVLHRRFATVVIAFGIFAASLVLIGRLNISFMSNFNDSSVSLNVTLPLGTKLEETQAILDDFYQFAQDEIKGYDNIVVSIGSGGGGAMSRVFNRLLT encoded by the coding sequence ATGAGCATATCGAAGAAAATACTCGAACATCCGGTATTAATGCTTTGTACTTTCGTATTGATTGCGATTGTATCAGCGTTTACGCTGGGGAATATAACTATCGCTTTGATGCCGGATATGGATATGCCGGTAGCCATGGTCAGTACCTCGTATCCCAATGCCGGCCCTGAAACGGTTGAAAAGTCGGTTACACAAGTGCTGGAGGGAAGTCTTATCAGTGTAACGAATCTCAAGAAGATGACCTCGACTTCATCGGAAGGAATGTCTTCAATCTCGCTTCAATTTAACTACGGTACGGATATGGATGTTGCGGTAAATGAGTTACGAGATAAGATCGATAAGGTAAAGCAGGCATTGCCGACTAACGCAAGTACCCCTTCTATTTTTCAATTTGATACGTCTTCCATGCCTATTATCTCGCTTGCTGTCAATGGTAACCGTTCGGAAGAGTCGCTAAAGAAAATAGCCGATGAACAGATTTCCAGTTTATTAGAGCAAGCGGACGGTGTTGCGCAAGCCTCAGTCCGCGGCGGACGCAGTGCCATCGTAAGAATTGAGCTTGATCAAAATCGGCTGGAAGCGTACGGTCTGACTTTGTCTTCTATTGCCAGAGGTCTTTCTTCTCAAAATATCGAAGTAGGCGGCGGCAGCGTCAGTGAAGGAACAAAAAAATATACGGTTAGAACAACCGGCGAATTTGAGTCCATTGATGACATTAACCATAGTGTTGTCGGAACATATAACGGGTATGATGTAAAGCTTGAAGATATCGGGACTGCCTTTATGGGCTACTCCGACGCAACAAGTAAAATTTACATAAACGGAAAACCCGGTGTCTATGTTTCCGTTCAAAAGCAAAGCGGTTCAAACACGGTTAATGTTGCAAAAGCGGTAAAAGAAAAAATAAAGGAAATTGAAAAAACACTGCCTGCCGATATAAAAATAGAAATTATCAGTGATGATTCTACGTCAGTCAGTGATACCTTGACCGAGCTTATTAAATCGATTGTGCAAGGTTTTATTCTTTCGGTTGTAGTTCTGTTCCTTTTCCTGCGCAGCGGACGAAGTACCTTTATTATGGCTATTTCCATCCCGTTCTGTATTTTAATCACGCTTACGGCTATGTCGTTTGCCGGGATAACCATGAATATGATTACCATGACCGGTTTAATTTTAGGACTCGGTATGGTTGTAGACGCTTCCGTTGTCGTATTGGAAAATATTTATGTCTATCGGAATAGAGGAACGCAGGCTTTGACCGCCGCTGTTATCGGCACTCAAGAAGTAATGGCTTCCGTAGCTGCCGGCAACCTTACGACTATCTGCGTATTTATACCTTTCTTTGTCTTTAAAAATAAGCTTGAAATGCTTGGACAAATGTTCAGCAGCTTGATGTCCGTTATTTTAATTGCAATCTTGTCCTCGCTTTTTGTTGCCGTGTTTTTAGTACCGGTCTTAGCAGGAAAGTTTTTACCGGTCAGCAATAGAAAAGAGCATCCTATCAAAAATAAATTTCTTGCAAAATGTGATAAGAGTATTGAAAAGGCGTTGGATCGGCTTACAGCTCTGTATCAGAAAGGTTTACACTTTGTTTTGCACCGCCGTTTTGCAACGGTTGTCATTGCCTTCGGGATTTTTGCAGCATCGCTTGTACTTATCGGCAGGCTGAATATAAGTTTTATGTCCAATTTTAACGATTCTTCGGTTTCCTTAAATGTTACCTTACCCTTAGGCACAAAACTTGAAGAGACACAGGCAATCCTCGATGACTTCTATCAGTTTGCGCAGGATGAAATTAAAGGCTATGATAATATCGTTGTCAGTATCGGCTCCGGCGGCGGGGGTGCAATGTCGAGGGTCTTTAACCGTCTACTTACCTGA
- a CDS encoding efflux RND transporter permease subunit, whose product MIISLSVSAPAAGVQCRGSLTVYLPDVSKQIDNAQTVKEKLRAYFDSYPAATLTFNEGMMQQMSGNDVNIVFRSNDLDASVALAKKIQTLIKEQLPSVTEPQIDMQDGLPQVEIKVDRERAYSFGISIMSIANEINYCINGMTATTYHKNGDSYDVVVLLMKEDRDEIPDLEKIYVAGRSGLYSVANFAEIIRGTGPVSINRENQSRIIHLTAGLKDSSSSAREVEEQIKQLISDNLVVPDTITLTYEGSWKNTRNTSNVFLSIIILAIILVFGVMAGTYEDFKNPFINLFTMPFLVVGVVLIHLITGQAFSMVSLIGVVMLLGIVVNNGIILVDQTNLLVRRGRPVLQACEEAGASRLRPVLMTTLTTILGMIPMAFFGGDSASVTQPIGLCIIGGLFSSTLVTLFIIPVIYSLFNGKTNAKATMPLPPDLAAIRAEYLATETQGEV is encoded by the coding sequence ATGATAATATCGTTGTCAGTATCGGCTCCGGCGGCGGGGGTGCAATGTCGAGGGTCTTTAACCGTCTACTTACCTGATGTTTCCAAACAGATTGATAATGCCCAAACGGTAAAAGAGAAACTCAGAGCATATTTTGATTCTTATCCTGCGGCAACGCTTACCTTTAATGAAGGGATGATGCAGCAAATGAGCGGAAACGATGTTAATATTGTTTTCCGTTCAAATGATTTGGATGCAAGTGTTGCCCTCGCAAAGAAAATTCAAACGCTGATAAAAGAGCAGCTTCCTTCAGTTACCGAGCCTCAGATTGATATGCAAGATGGATTACCCCAAGTAGAAATTAAGGTTGACCGAGAACGGGCATATAGTTTTGGAATTTCTATCATGTCGATTGCAAATGAAATTAACTATTGCATCAACGGGATGACAGCTACCACCTATCATAAAAACGGCGATAGTTACGATGTCGTTGTGTTGCTTATGAAAGAGGATAGAGATGAAATTCCGGATTTGGAAAAGATTTATGTTGCAGGGCGATCCGGCCTTTATTCCGTAGCAAACTTTGCAGAAATTATCCGCGGTACGGGACCGGTTTCCATCAATCGCGAAAATCAATCCCGCATTATTCACCTGACTGCGGGGCTCAAAGATTCAAGCAGCAGTGCGAGGGAAGTAGAAGAGCAAATAAAGCAGCTGATAAGCGATAATCTGGTTGTTCCGGATACTATAACCCTGACCTATGAAGGTTCATGGAAAAATACCAGAAATACCTCGAATGTGTTTCTTTCTATTATTATCTTGGCGATTATCCTCGTATTCGGTGTTATGGCAGGGACGTATGAAGATTTTAAAAATCCCTTTATCAACCTCTTTACGATGCCCTTCCTCGTTGTCGGTGTTGTCCTTATTCATCTGATAACGGGACAGGCGTTCAGTATGGTGTCGTTAATCGGAGTGGTTATGCTGCTGGGAATTGTCGTCAATAACGGTATCATCTTGGTAGACCAGACAAACCTCTTAGTACGGCGAGGCCGTCCTGTGCTGCAAGCATGTGAGGAAGCGGGAGCGAGCCGGTTGCGTCCTGTTTTGATGACGACACTCACCACTATTTTGGGAATGATCCCGATGGCTTTCTTCGGCGGAGACAGCGCGAGCGTGACGCAACCGATCGGCTTGTGTATAATCGGCGGCTTGTTTTCCAGTACCTTAGTTACCCTGTTTATTATTCCGGTGATTTACTCTTTATTTAACGGAAAGACAAATGCAAAAGCGACGATGCCCCTTCCGCCCGATCTTGCTGCAATTAGGGCTGAATATCTTGCAACAGAAACACAGGGAGAAGTGTAA
- a CDS encoding PG0541 family transporter-associated protein — protein MIRIEIIANQSVYPELIANLEACLPDFLYTSIPLAYGRGRDSYKLGDSTWPETNFVLIAYADDAVEQKVAQIVRYIKLKFPTEGIKLFVLHDKDA, from the coding sequence ATGATTAGAATTGAGATAATAGCAAACCAGTCCGTTTATCCGGAACTCATTGCAAACCTTGAAGCCTGTTTGCCGGATTTTCTCTATACGTCTATTCCGTTGGCTTACGGGAGGGGGAGAGATTCGTATAAACTTGGCGACAGTACGTGGCCGGAGACTAACTTTGTGTTAATTGCCTACGCAGATGATGCCGTCGAACAAAAAGTTGCGCAAATTGTCCGGTATATAAAGTTAAAATTTCCAACGGAGGGAATAAAACTGTTTGTACTGCATGATAAGGATGCGTAA
- a CDS encoding TPM domain-containing protein, whose translation MKFSKYPFRFIIIACLCMQSAFLFALNVPPLNGPVNDYAHIFTASETQELNAYLYSIDRQSDLQIAVLTIPSLEGESLEDYSIRVAEKWQIGQKGKDTGVILVIAAQDRKLRIEVGYGLEDRITDAQSSRIIRSVIAPLFKQQEYGKGVLLGVKNIAGLALQDESLISEAAKEADRQDDDSIPLPLIIFLIIIFLFGSRFMPGGLFWPLLFLSSGRRGGYSGRGGGFGSGGFGGGFSGGGGRFGGGGSSGSW comes from the coding sequence ATGAAATTTTCAAAATATCCTTTCCGGTTTATCATTATTGCCTGCCTTTGTATGCAAAGCGCCTTTCTGTTTGCGCTTAACGTTCCGCCGCTAAACGGTCCGGTCAATGATTACGCACATATATTCACAGCAAGCGAAACACAGGAATTAAATGCATATTTATATAGTATCGACCGTCAAAGCGATTTACAGATAGCGGTATTGACCATTCCTTCGTTGGAAGGCGAAAGTCTTGAAGATTATTCCATCCGCGTTGCGGAAAAATGGCAGATTGGGCAAAAAGGCAAAGACACCGGTGTTATCTTAGTAATTGCTGCCCAAGATCGAAAGCTGCGTATCGAAGTGGGATACGGCCTCGAAGATCGCATCACCGATGCACAAAGCAGCAGGATTATCCGTTCGGTCATTGCCCCGCTGTTTAAACAACAGGAATACGGAAAAGGCGTCCTTTTAGGGGTAAAAAATATTGCAGGACTTGCACTTCAAGACGAAAGCCTCATCAGCGAGGCTGCAAAAGAAGCCGACCGGCAGGATGACGATTCTATTCCGTTGCCGCTCATCATTTTTCTGATTATTATCTTTCTGTTCGGTTCCCGTTTTATGCCCGGCGGTTTATTCTGGCCGTTGCTATTCCTTTCGTCAGGACGGAGAGGCGGTTATTCAGGACGCGGCGGAGGGTTCGGCAGTGGGGGCTTTGGCGGCGGTTTTAGCGGAGGCGGTGGACGCTTTGGCGGCGGCGGTTCTTCCGGCTCGTGGTAA
- a CDS encoding regulatory protein RecX, which translates to MANAVLADASSSVSVNPTLIAAEYTSSDTIKLVLSEDISIVSRFCYFDEPLAIDALPILLTESQTEHLYQAGRRFLAEKQAAAYLNRAEHSSYQLTIKLQKKGYIKNEYQPALDYLRTEGTLDDSRFAGAYLHTRSLSKKEGYARLFSELRKRGIAADTAKQALNDFFSEIDEAEVCEGAARSLIRKGYTDQKLYSALQRKGFPFSMIKRCIACLSSAAS; encoded by the coding sequence ATGGCCAACGCGGTGCTCGCCGACGCTTCCAGTTCAGTAAGCGTTAATCCTACCCTTATTGCGGCGGAGTATACATCCTCGGATACCATCAAACTGGTACTCTCCGAGGATATTTCTATCGTAAGCCGGTTTTGTTACTTTGATGAACCGCTTGCGATAGATGCCCTTCCGATTCTCCTTACAGAATCTCAAACAGAACATCTCTATCAGGCTGGTCGGCGTTTCTTAGCCGAAAAACAAGCTGCCGCTTATCTTAACCGTGCCGAACATTCTTCTTATCAGCTGACAATCAAATTGCAAAAAAAAGGCTATATAAAAAATGAATATCAGCCTGCGTTGGATTATTTACGCACCGAAGGTACGCTTGACGATTCCCGCTTTGCCGGTGCATATTTACATACGAGGAGCCTTTCAAAAAAAGAGGGATATGCGCGCCTTTTTTCGGAATTGCGTAAACGCGGAATCGCTGCGGACACGGCAAAACAAGCGCTAAACGATTTTTTTTCGGAGATTGACGAAGCAGAAGTATGCGAAGGAGCAGCACGCAGCCTTATCCGTAAAGGCTATACCGACCAAAAACTCTATAGCGCACTTCAACGGAAAGGTTTCCCATTCTCTATGATCAAACGGTGTATTGCATGCCTTTCCTCCGCCGCATCATAA
- the rpsI gene encoding 30S ribosomal protein S9, translating to MKNIGIGTGRRKTSVARVYIREGKGSVTINNKNMDDYFATPEQVQMAKRPLFVTGSDTRYDIIITVYGGGLNGQAGACSHGIARALAQVDASNHSSLKANGLLTRDSRMVERKKYGQRGARRRFQFSKR from the coding sequence GTGAAAAATATCGGAATAGGAACAGGACGAAGAAAAACCTCGGTAGCACGAGTTTATATCCGCGAAGGAAAAGGTTCGGTAACCATCAATAATAAGAATATGGATGACTACTTTGCGACTCCCGAGCAAGTTCAAATGGCAAAACGGCCTTTGTTCGTTACCGGCAGCGATACCCGCTATGATATCATCATTACCGTATATGGCGGCGGTTTAAATGGACAAGCGGGCGCTTGTTCGCACGGTATTGCCCGTGCGCTTGCACAGGTAGACGCCTCTAACCACAGCTCACTTAAAGCGAATGGCTTATTAACTCGTGATTCCAGAATGGTTGAACGCAAAAAGTATGGCCAACGCGGTGCTCGCCGACGCTTCCAGTTCAGTAAGCGTTAA
- the rplM gene encoding 50S ribosomal protein L13: MKTIFYKEREIPRSWYVIDAAGKPLGRVAAKVAAMARGKHKAFYAPHQESGDYIIVINADKVAVTGNKDKDKMYYHHTGFPGGLKSVNFNTLIGKKPTEPLYIAVKGMLPKGPLGRKLLKNVKIYAGSEHPHAAQNPVAVAL; this comes from the coding sequence ATGAAGACAATTTTTTATAAAGAGCGCGAAATACCGCGGAGCTGGTATGTTATCGACGCTGCAGGGAAGCCGCTCGGACGTGTTGCAGCAAAAGTTGCTGCAATGGCGCGAGGAAAGCACAAAGCTTTCTACGCACCTCATCAGGAATCGGGTGATTATATTATCGTTATCAATGCCGATAAGGTTGCCGTTACAGGGAATAAAGACAAGGATAAGATGTATTACCATCATACAGGTTTCCCCGGAGGGCTTAAATCTGTCAATTTTAACACCCTTATCGGGAAAAAGCCGACCGAACCGCTGTATATCGCGGTAAAAGGTATGCTGCCCAAGGGTCCGCTCGGGCGTAAACTGCTTAAAAATGTAAAAATTTATGCAGGTAGCGAACATCCGCATGCAGCACAAAATCCTGTTGCGGTAGCGTTATAA
- the secA gene encoding preprotein translocase subunit SecA — MIADKIIKAVFGSQHERDIKALLPVLHQINEKEAWALALAPEDFKQKTAEFKERFAKGESLDAFIPEAFALAREAARRILHERMYDVQLLGSLVLHSGRIVEMKTGEGKTLMSIAASYLNSLSGKGVHIVTVNDYLAERDADWMRPVYAYLGVSVGAILSNMDNAARKAAYNADITYGTNNEFGFDYLRDNMQLTIEEKVQRGFSFAVVDEIDSILIDEARTPLIISGSAEDDTKRYFDVDKFVDQLEEVKKNPETGEYPNELEGEEIIGDYTLDEKSRRVSFTDSGMLHIQDILQKQGLINGSLFEEENFEYIHYFTQAVRAHILYHIDVDYVVKEGQVQIVDEFTGRILEGRRYSDGLHQAIEAKEHIRIAQRNRTMATITFQNFFRMYDKLSGMTGTADTEAVEFNKIYSLDVVVIPTNLPVIRKDEHDVVYLNEAEKWEALCNEIAEAHKRGQPVLVGTVSIEKSEKLSALLTRKGVRHEVLNAKNHAREALIIAEAGAKGSVTIATNMAGRGTDIKLGGSPEFRARRRAGTEAEPEVYQKIYDEEYKKWQEDYKEVKSLGGLYVIGTERHESRRIDNQLRGRSGRQGDPGRSKFFLSLDDDLMRLFGGENLKRVMAKVGMEPGEPIEHPWLNKSIEKAQTKVEERNFDIRKHLLEYDDVLNEQRGFIYEQRDKILQDEHLVERIYTTIEEYLDDAFEQFKHGSRKEKPEELKELQANLKAKFGYIFSDEDTKLAQAGDTAALQQKIYAALKANIEEKIALAGNENLNMFIRYQYLQAIDRKWLDHLENLEALREAVYLRSYGQKNPLTEYKLEGFDIFYAMLDEIRFSIASLLVLVRISTEEPASRTQGHRIPQGSAHHSSMASFHQSSSPMGSSSKPENVQVVRTAPKVGRNDPCPCGSGKKYKHCCGR; from the coding sequence ATGATTGCAGATAAAATAATTAAAGCCGTTTTCGGTTCACAACATGAACGGGATATTAAAGCACTCCTTCCCGTTCTTCATCAAATAAATGAAAAAGAAGCATGGGCGCTTGCGCTTGCTCCCGAAGATTTTAAGCAAAAGACCGCTGAGTTTAAGGAGCGGTTTGCAAAAGGCGAATCCCTCGATGCCTTTATCCCCGAAGCTTTTGCGCTTGCACGGGAGGCGGCGCGGCGTATTTTGCACGAGCGTATGTACGACGTGCAGCTTTTAGGTTCGCTGGTTCTCCATTCGGGACGCATCGTCGAAATGAAGACCGGTGAAGGTAAAACCTTGATGAGTATCGCCGCTTCATACCTCAACAGCCTTTCCGGGAAGGGTGTACACATTGTAACCGTCAACGACTACCTTGCAGAACGCGACGCCGATTGGATGCGTCCCGTCTACGCATACCTCGGAGTCAGTGTCGGCGCAATCCTTTCCAACATGGACAACGCCGCGCGGAAAGCTGCCTACAATGCGGATATCACTTACGGTACCAACAACGAATTCGGCTTTGACTATCTGCGCGATAATATGCAGCTTACAATAGAAGAAAAAGTGCAGCGCGGCTTTTCCTTCGCGGTCGTGGACGAAATAGACTCCATCCTCATCGACGAGGCGCGTACCCCGCTCATTATCTCCGGTTCCGCCGAGGATGACACCAAGCGGTATTTTGATGTCGATAAGTTCGTCGATCAGCTTGAAGAGGTCAAGAAAAATCCCGAAACCGGTGAATATCCCAACGAGCTGGAAGGGGAAGAGATTATCGGCGACTACACGCTCGACGAAAAGAGCCGCCGTGTGTCCTTTACCGACTCCGGTATGTTGCACATTCAGGATATCCTGCAAAAACAAGGACTGATTAACGGCAGCCTCTTTGAAGAAGAAAACTTTGAATATATCCACTACTTTACGCAGGCAGTACGCGCCCACATCCTCTATCACATCGATGTTGATTATGTTGTAAAAGAAGGACAGGTGCAGATTGTCGATGAGTTCACCGGGCGTATTCTTGAAGGACGCCGCTATTCGGACGGCTTGCATCAGGCTATCGAAGCGAAAGAGCATATCCGTATTGCTCAACGCAACCGCACGATGGCGACTATCACTTTTCAGAACTTCTTCCGTATGTACGACAAGCTGTCCGGTATGACCGGTACGGCGGACACCGAAGCGGTTGAATTCAACAAGATTTATTCGCTCGATGTTGTGGTTATCCCAACCAACCTGCCGGTTATCCGCAAGGACGAACACGATGTTGTCTACCTGAACGAAGCGGAAAAATGGGAAGCGCTCTGTAACGAGATTGCCGAAGCGCATAAACGCGGACAGCCGGTACTGGTCGGTACGGTGTCGATCGAAAAGTCCGAAAAGCTTTCGGCGCTGCTTACCCGAAAAGGTGTCCGGCACGAGGTATTGAACGCCAAGAACCACGCACGGGAAGCGCTCATCATCGCGGAAGCGGGCGCAAAAGGCTCGGTTACGATTGCAACAAACATGGCGGGACGCGGTACCGACATCAAGCTCGGCGGCAGTCCCGAATTTAGGGCACGCAGACGGGCAGGAACCGAAGCCGAGCCGGAAGTGTATCAAAAAATATACGACGAAGAATACAAGAAGTGGCAGGAAGACTACAAGGAAGTTAAATCGCTCGGCGGGTTGTATGTTATCGGTACCGAACGGCACGAAAGCCGCCGTATTGACAATCAGCTGCGTGGCCGTTCCGGACGGCAGGGCGATCCGGGGCGTTCAAAATTCTTCCTTTCCCTCGATGACGACCTGATGCGTCTGTTTGGCGGTGAAAACCTCAAGCGGGTGATGGCAAAGGTCGGTATGGAACCCGGCGAGCCGATTGAACACCCATGGCTCAACAAGAGTATCGAAAAGGCGCAAACCAAGGTTGAAGAGCGCAACTTCGATATCCGTAAGCACCTCCTTGAATACGACGACGTGCTGAACGAACAGCGCGGCTTTATCTATGAACAGCGCGATAAGATTTTGCAGGATGAGCACCTCGTTGAGCGCATTTATACCACGATAGAAGAGTACCTCGATGATGCATTCGAGCAGTTCAAGCACGGTTCCCGCAAGGAAAAACCGGAAGAACTCAAGGAACTGCAAGCAAATCTCAAGGCAAAATTCGGCTACATCTTTAGTGATGAGGATACGAAGCTGGCTCAAGCTGGTGATACCGCCGCACTGCAACAGAAAATCTACGCCGCGCTCAAAGCAAATATCGAAGAAAAAATCGCGCTTGCCGGTAACGAAAACCTCAATATGTTCATTCGTTATCAGTATTTACAGGCGATAGACCGTAAATGGCTCGATCACTTGGAAAATCTGGAAGCCTTACGCGAAGCTGTTTATCTTCGTTCTTACGGTCAAAAAAACCCGCTTACGGAATACAAGCTTGAAGGTTTCGACATCTTCTACGCGATGCTCGACGAAATTCGCTTCTCCATTGCCTCCTTACTGGTATTGGTACGGATTAGCACCGAAGAACCCGCTTCGCGCACTCAGGGGCACCGTATTCCGCAAGGCTCCGCGCACCACAGCTCCATGGCTTCTTTCCATCAGAGCAGCTCCCCGATGGGGTCAAGCAGCAAACCGGAAAACGTCCAAGTAGTACGTACCGCGCCTAAAGTCGGCAGAAACGATCCCTGCCCCTGCGGCTCCGGTAAAAAATACAAGCACTGCTGTGGCAGGTAA
- a CDS encoding putative ABC transporter permease, with translation MELNRYLIAYFVFSGLGWIWESIYCTAKERKWQNRGFLYGPLCPIYGFGVTIGLVFYDLISLGIVHQLSWWMILIIGFFVSMILEYPTSYILEKKFHARWWDYSNLPLNLNGRTSVITSIGFGIGAIIIMKYLIPLYERIFVIIPDTIIITLSVVLVAVHSSDFTLTVSRLTNFQSNIDEMESMFQDKMTLTVDKIFERRSKLYGKTLSRIASFKMSESHNKIAERIIKAMRDSKRVK, from the coding sequence ATGGAATTAAATAGATATTTAATAGCATATTTTGTTTTTAGTGGTTTAGGCTGGATATGGGAAAGTATATATTGCACAGCGAAAGAAAGGAAATGGCAAAATCGAGGCTTTTTGTACGGCCCCTTATGCCCCATATATGGTTTTGGAGTAACCATAGGATTAGTATTTTATGATCTTATTTCGCTTGGAATAGTTCATCAACTTTCATGGTGGATGATACTTATTATTGGGTTTTTCGTTAGTATGATATTAGAGTACCCAACATCATATATACTTGAAAAAAAGTTTCATGCAAGATGGTGGGATTATAGTAATTTACCACTAAATCTAAATGGCAGGACGAGTGTAATTACTTCTATCGGATTTGGTATAGGGGCAATTATCATTATGAAATATTTGATTCCTCTTTATGAACGAATTTTTGTTATAATACCTGATACTATCATCATTACTCTTTCGGTTGTTTTGGTAGCGGTGCATTCTTCGGATTTTACACTTACTGTTTCTCGCCTAACGAATTTCCAAAGCAATATTGACGAGATGGAAAGCATGTTCCAAGATAAAATGACTCTAACAGTTGATAAGATTTTTGAAAGACGAAGTAAATTATACGGTAAAACATTAAGCCGAATTGCTTCTTTTAAGATGAGTGAATCACATAATAAGATTGCCGAAAGAATAATAAAGGCAATGCGTGATTCAAAAAGAGTAAAATAA
- a CDS encoding A/G-specific adenine glycosylase, with the protein MSILEAPPHLNYTDFQKAILDYYAAHGRSFPWRTTNDPYSILVSEFMLQQTQTERVVEKYNRWLEVFPTVQDLAAASFVQVLEQWVGLGYNRRARFLHQCAQTIVSEYGGVVPDSPETLKTLSGIGPYTAAAISTFAYNKPNAFIETNIRAVFIFFFFKDRTDISDKELFPHIEASLYKENPRLWYYALMDYGAELKKKTVNPNRKSRHYTKQSKFEGSVRQARGAVIRTLTAHNNQGYAELYGNTQTEKLLFDKALEGLIREGFVAEEGGCYCIKQ; encoded by the coding sequence ATGAGTATTCTTGAAGCACCACCTCATCTCAATTACACCGATTTTCAAAAAGCGATTTTAGATTACTATGCTGCACACGGCAGGTCTTTTCCGTGGCGCACGACGAACGATCCGTACTCCATCCTCGTGTCTGAATTTATGCTGCAGCAAACGCAGACTGAGCGGGTGGTGGAAAAATACAACCGCTGGTTGGAAGTGTTCCCCACGGTGCAAGACCTTGCGGCAGCCTCCTTCGTACAGGTGCTTGAGCAATGGGTAGGTCTTGGGTATAACCGCCGCGCGCGTTTTTTACATCAGTGCGCTCAAACCATTGTAAGCGAATACGGTGGCGTTGTTCCCGACTCTCCCGAAACGCTTAAAACGCTTTCGGGTATTGGCCCCTACACGGCTGCTGCGATTTCGACATTCGCCTACAATAAACCCAACGCATTTATCGAAACAAATATCCGCGCGGTGTTTATCTTTTTCTTTTTTAAAGACAGAACCGATATCAGCGATAAAGAATTATTCCCTCATATCGAAGCCTCGCTGTATAAAGAAAATCCGCGGCTTTGGTATTACGCGCTGATGGATTACGGCGCAGAATTAAAAAAGAAGACCGTCAATCCGAACAGAAAAAGCAGGCATTATACCAAACAGTCCAAGTTTGAAGGGTCGGTACGGCAAGCGCGCGGCGCAGTAATCAGAACACTGACGGCACACAATAACCAAGGATATGCAGAGCTGTACGGCAATACTCAAACGGAAAAGCTCCTCTTCGATAAAGCGCTTGAAGGTCTCATCCGCGAAGGTTTTGTTGCAGAAGAAGGCGGCTGTTATTGCATTAAGCAGTAA
- the cmk gene encoding (d)CMP kinase: MKHKYAIPAKKELRIAISGASGCGNTTVSTLLADTLGIPCINYTFRNLAKELDMPLKKVIEQAKTDFSFDRIVDSRQVEQALKSSCVLGSRLAIWMLKEADLKVYLYASEEVRAGRIFQREGGSLEHIKEFTAMRDSDDTRRYKELYNIDNTDYAFADMLIDTEHYTPDLIVELIIDELLRRSLIVPKADT; this comes from the coding sequence ATGAAACACAAGTACGCCATTCCTGCAAAAAAAGAGCTGCGCATTGCAATCTCAGGCGCTTCCGGCTGCGGCAACACGACGGTCTCTACCTTGCTTGCCGACACATTGGGTATTCCGTGCATCAATTATACCTTTAGGAATCTTGCAAAAGAATTGGATATGCCGTTAAAGAAAGTCATCGAGCAAGCGAAGACTGATTTCAGTTTTGACCGCATTGTCGATAGCCGTCAAGTTGAGCAGGCGCTGAAATCATCGTGTGTACTGGGATCCCGCCTTGCAATTTGGATGCTGAAAGAGGCAGATTTAAAAGTGTATCTCTATGCCTCTGAAGAAGTACGCGCGGGACGTATTTTTCAACGGGAGGGGGGGAGCCTTGAGCATATCAAAGAGTTTACCGCGATGCGTGACAGCGACGATACCCGCCGGTACAAAGAACTGTATAATATCGACAATACCGATTATGCCTTTGCCGATATGCTGATCGATACGGAGCATTATACCCCTGATCTCATAGTAGAGCTTATCATAGACGAACTTTTACGGCGTTCGCTCATTGTTCCGAAAGCAGACACATAA